One stretch of Lytechinus variegatus isolate NC3 chromosome 17, Lvar_3.0, whole genome shotgun sequence DNA includes these proteins:
- the LOC121431373 gene encoding uncharacterized protein LOC121431373 isoform X1 gives MSWNQKQKVQARDPDSGVWLAAVVLTVDEEAVKVKWVNYKGRTSFVDVSEEIRRPILRRQVRVSPILWPSVKPEFLQAGDKVAQLSVDGRRGEVMTIETNDPFNGVMLTCEHPGREFRYEHLAEPEEDEGEPEDVPMELESEVEDQHDSDDEEQDSLLDAAILTPMAQATPQATPRRAQATPRRAQATPRRAQATPHRAQTTPRATQATRGRQRGRTATHVKKKVATLLDFGEGTIFDEEIPPQELEELTEERALAAVGDLAEQVQALDKAPNFDLPAGMGADVLLQQNIDLLERNETLIQEKESLLDRINGLETRVSAIEAKISQDTPAIEVTPPTIRQTDPTTQPTPQPAPQPARRSPLAPIQAMNPSRVAVELSKELFTTDERLHCCVNGKGRAQLDPQRVTVLRRRLFLSCPMPRSQQDAAWKAAVKAIDGHTRYLRLKEKRGRENLPQ, from the exons ATGTCGTGGAACCAGAAGCAGAAGGTCCAAGCTCGCGACCCTGATAGTGGTGTTTGGCTTGCAGCTGTTGTGCTGACTGTTGATGAGGAAGCTGTCAAAGTAAA GTGGGTGAACTACAAAGGGAGGACGTCGTTTGTGGATGTATCGGAAGAGATACGTCGGCCCATTCTCCGTCGACAGGTTAGGGTTTCTCCGATCCTTTGGCCTTCTGTGAAACCGGAATTTCTGCAAGCAGGCGACAAGGTCGCACAGCTTAGTGTGGATGGAAGGCGTGGTGAGGTCATGACTATTGAGACCAACGATCCCTTCAATGGGGTG ATGCTGACTTGCGAACATCCTGGAAGGGAATTTCGCTATGAGCACCTTGCAGAGCCAGAAGAGGATGAGGGTGAGCCCGAGGATGTTCCAATGGAGTTAGAGTCTGAGGTGGAGGATCAgcatgacagtgatgatgaagaG cAGGACTCTCTTCTTGATGCAGCCATTCTCACTCCAATGGCACAGGCAACTCCCCAGGCAACACCACGCAGGGCACAGGCAACCCCACGCAGGGCACAGGCAACACCTCGCAGGGCACAGGCAACACCTCACAGGGCACAGACCACACCGCGTGCGACACAGGCCACACGCGGCAGACAGAGGGGAAGAACGGCTACACATGTCAAGAAGAAG GTCGCGACACTACTGGACTTTGGTGAAGGTACGATTTTTGACGAGGAAATTCCGCCTCAGGAGCTGGAAGAGTTAACAGAAGAGAGGGCCCTGGCTGCAGTAGGGGACCTGGCAGAGCAAGTACAGGCTTTAGACAAGGCACCAAACTTCGACCTACCTGCCGGAATGGGGGCCGACGTTCTACTGCAGCAGAATATAGATCTTCTGGAAAGGAACGAGACGCTGATTCAGGAGAAGGAGTCCCTTCTAGACAGAATTAATGGTCTAGAGACGAGGGTATCAGCTATAGAGGCCAAGATCAGTCag GATACACCAGCAATTGAGGTTACCCCACCTACCATCCGCCAAACCGATCCAACCACTCAACCAACACCTCAGCCAGCACCCCAACCAGCCAGAAGAAGTCCCCTCGCGCCGATCCAAGCAATGAATCCATCACGGGTAGCCGTGGAACTGTCAAAAGAACTCTTTACTACGGATGAGAGGCTACACTGCTGTGTTAATGGAAAGGGACGGGCACAGCTGGATCCCCAGAGGGTTACGGTTCTGCGAAGACGGCTCTTCCTATCCTGTCCCATGCCCCGATCTCAGCAAGATGCTGCGTGGAAAGCTGCAGTAAAGGCCATAGACGGACACACAAGGTACCTACGGTTAAAGGAGAAACGAGGACGCGAAAACCTGCCCCAGTGA
- the LOC121431373 gene encoding uncharacterized protein LOC121431373 isoform X2 — protein sequence MSWNQKQKVQARDPDSGVWLAAVVLTVDEEAVKVKWVNYKGRTSFVDVSEEIRRPILRRQVRVSPILWPSVKPEFLQAGDKVAQLSVDGRRGEVMTIETNDPFNGVMLTCEHPGREFRYEHLAEPEEDEGEPEDVPMELESEVEDQHDSDDEEDSLLDAAILTPMAQATPQATPRRAQATPRRAQATPRRAQATPHRAQTTPRATQATRGRQRGRTATHVKKKVATLLDFGEGTIFDEEIPPQELEELTEERALAAVGDLAEQVQALDKAPNFDLPAGMGADVLLQQNIDLLERNETLIQEKESLLDRINGLETRVSAIEAKISQDTPAIEVTPPTIRQTDPTTQPTPQPAPQPARRSPLAPIQAMNPSRVAVELSKELFTTDERLHCCVNGKGRAQLDPQRVTVLRRRLFLSCPMPRSQQDAAWKAAVKAIDGHTRYLRLKEKRGRENLPQ from the exons ATGTCGTGGAACCAGAAGCAGAAGGTCCAAGCTCGCGACCCTGATAGTGGTGTTTGGCTTGCAGCTGTTGTGCTGACTGTTGATGAGGAAGCTGTCAAAGTAAA GTGGGTGAACTACAAAGGGAGGACGTCGTTTGTGGATGTATCGGAAGAGATACGTCGGCCCATTCTCCGTCGACAGGTTAGGGTTTCTCCGATCCTTTGGCCTTCTGTGAAACCGGAATTTCTGCAAGCAGGCGACAAGGTCGCACAGCTTAGTGTGGATGGAAGGCGTGGTGAGGTCATGACTATTGAGACCAACGATCCCTTCAATGGGGTG ATGCTGACTTGCGAACATCCTGGAAGGGAATTTCGCTATGAGCACCTTGCAGAGCCAGAAGAGGATGAGGGTGAGCCCGAGGATGTTCCAATGGAGTTAGAGTCTGAGGTGGAGGATCAgcatgacagtgatgatgaagaG GACTCTCTTCTTGATGCAGCCATTCTCACTCCAATGGCACAGGCAACTCCCCAGGCAACACCACGCAGGGCACAGGCAACCCCACGCAGGGCACAGGCAACACCTCGCAGGGCACAGGCAACACCTCACAGGGCACAGACCACACCGCGTGCGACACAGGCCACACGCGGCAGACAGAGGGGAAGAACGGCTACACATGTCAAGAAGAAG GTCGCGACACTACTGGACTTTGGTGAAGGTACGATTTTTGACGAGGAAATTCCGCCTCAGGAGCTGGAAGAGTTAACAGAAGAGAGGGCCCTGGCTGCAGTAGGGGACCTGGCAGAGCAAGTACAGGCTTTAGACAAGGCACCAAACTTCGACCTACCTGCCGGAATGGGGGCCGACGTTCTACTGCAGCAGAATATAGATCTTCTGGAAAGGAACGAGACGCTGATTCAGGAGAAGGAGTCCCTTCTAGACAGAATTAATGGTCTAGAGACGAGGGTATCAGCTATAGAGGCCAAGATCAGTCag GATACACCAGCAATTGAGGTTACCCCACCTACCATCCGCCAAACCGATCCAACCACTCAACCAACACCTCAGCCAGCACCCCAACCAGCCAGAAGAAGTCCCCTCGCGCCGATCCAAGCAATGAATCCATCACGGGTAGCCGTGGAACTGTCAAAAGAACTCTTTACTACGGATGAGAGGCTACACTGCTGTGTTAATGGAAAGGGACGGGCACAGCTGGATCCCCAGAGGGTTACGGTTCTGCGAAGACGGCTCTTCCTATCCTGTCCCATGCCCCGATCTCAGCAAGATGCTGCGTGGAAAGCTGCAGTAAAGGCCATAGACGGACACACAAGGTACCTACGGTTAAAGGAGAAACGAGGACGCGAAAACCTGCCCCAGTGA